In Bombus pascuorum chromosome 13, iyBomPasc1.1, whole genome shotgun sequence, a single genomic region encodes these proteins:
- the LOC132913562 gene encoding dynein axonemal intermediate chain 2-like: MLVSGLVSGQVCYWDIRSNEKPMETSHPYTSHRYPVTQTLWIPSKVNTDFFSCSTDGTVLWWDARFMKKPTETLVMDLEQPQRADIYKAVGVTALQFEQTMSSKFLAGTEDGIVVNVNRRTSNLVEKLAIRFQCYTGPVIAIDRNPIYTKNFLTIGNWSANIWADDTKEGNLLCTSDKYIDLSGGCWSKARCSVFFTINKEGLLEAYDILAGIKTPLTNIHLCNDSLTAISSHEEDGFLAVGSSNGNVYLLECTEDLATFTKEDKAALSSYLERCSRYEKAIDSRLKEIRLGHRVSKDVGIQESKVKSKKKEKDRKKEKVSMEKERLEDRKKSRASKPKGKSSVKMTYPEHNKAQMEYFDKIKQISARYMELDEADVQAAQEILKERIVTKYMEMEVESEKEDVKKQRSIKRFKSRIRTAKSISKIGEKEEEVDIADVDLDSIRIKDKKQRAKKILRNSCANQVCKPEICCADIEEKRRSKRRKKTDKVVEESPEKSRSFIIDNKWFRRLTDYIVQIPQPSRAFKRKILALKNTPPNVLRKELVEAKKEMRAWQETAIARKLASWAVERKLEKEPKKLPEIKLETTEERQEEAEEHLIKTDESVVEFGKKNDAKIHPKRSLRKFKKLKLTEEEIEMEKKEKQMELWNLLKQKVQEYDEQHSRKVFYPRISTAFVRMYSEEMLDEKPGKRKY, from the exons ATGTTAGTCAGTGGTCTAGTATCTGGCCAAGTGTGTTACTGGGATATTCGAAGCAATGAAAAACCCATGGAAACGTCTCATCCTTACACCAGTCACAG ATATCCAGTGACTCAGACCCTTTGGATCCCTTCCAAGGTTAACACCGACTTCTTCTCTTGTTCTACCGATGGCACAGTTTTATGGTGGGATGCCAGATTTATGAAAAAGCCAACAGAAACTTTAGTGATGGACCTCGAGCAGCCACAAAGAGCAGACATTTACAAAGCGGTCGGTGTCACTGCCCTGCAGTTTGAACAGACGATGAGCAGTAAATTCCTAGCTGGTACCGAGGACGGCATAGTTGTGAATGTAAATAGGAGAACCAGCAATCTCGTGGAAAAATTGGCGATTAGATTCCAATGTTACACGGGACCGGTTATCGCGATCGACCGAAATCCCATTTATACGAAGAATTTCTTAACCATTGGCAACTGGTCGGCCAATATATGGGCAGACGACACGAAGGAAGGAAATTTGCTCTGTACTAG TGACAAATACATTGATCTGAGCGGTGGTTGCTGGAGTAAAGCCAGATGCTCCGTATTCTTCACCATAAATAAAGAAGGCTTACTGGAAGCGTATGATATATTGGCAGGTATCAAGACACCATTGACTAATATTCACCTGTGTAACGATAGCCTGACAGCGATTAGCTCCCACGAAGAGGATGGATTTCTTGCTGTCGGAAGTAGTAACGGTAATGTATACCTACTGGAGTGTACGGAAGACCTTGCAACGTTCACGAAAGAAGACAAAGCCGCTTTGAGTAGC TATCTGGAAAGGTGTAGTCGATATGAAAAGGCGATTGACAGTCGTTTGAAAGAAATACGCCTGGGTCATCGTGTCTCCAAAGATGTCGGTATACAGGAGTCAAAGGTGAAAAgcaagaagaaggagaaggatagaaagaaagaaaaggtcTCCATGGAGAAAGAAAGACTGGAAGACCGGAAGAAATCGAGAGCCTCGAAACCGAAAGGAAAGTCTAGCGTCAAGATGACCTATCCTGAACACAACAAAGCGCAGATGGAatatttcgacaaaataaaacag ATATCCGCGCGATACATGGAACTCGACGAAGCCGACGTGCAAGCAGCGCAGGAAATATTAAAGGAAAGAATAGTAACGAAATACATGGAAATGGAGGTGGAATCCGAGAAAGAAGACGTAAAGAAACAACGATCGATCAAAAGGTTCAAAAGTAGAATAAGGACTGCAAAAAGTATATCGAAGATcggagaaaaggaagaagaagtagaTATTGCGGATGTCGATCTAGATTCGATAAGAATAAAGGACAAAAAGCAACGAGCGAAAAAGATCCTGAGAAATAGTTGTGCGAACCAAGTGTGCAAGCCGGAAATTTGTTGTGCAGATATAGAAG AGAAACGAAGAtcaaaaagaaggaagaaaacggACAAAGTGGTAGAAGAATCTCCCGAAAAAAGCAGATCGTTCATCATAGATAATAAGTGGTTCAGACGATTAACCGACTATATCGTTCAAATTCCTCAACCTTCGCGCGCGTTCAAGAGAAAAATCTTGGCGCTGAAGAATACTCCGCCGAACGTACTTCGAAAAGAATTGGTTGAAGCCAAGAAGGAAATGCGTGCTTGGCAGGAAACTGCAATCGCAAGAAAGCTCGCCTCTTGGGCCGTCGAGAGGAAACTCGAGAAGGAGCCCAAGAAACTACCCGAAATCAAGCTGGAAACGACGGAAGAGCGTCAGGAGGAAGCTGAGGAACATTTGATCAAAACGGACGAGTCGGTCGTGGAATTTGGGAAAAAAAATGACGCGAAAATCCATCCAAAAAGGAGCTTGCGTAAATTCAAAAAGTTGAAATTGACGGAAGAGGAGATCGAAAtggaaaagaaggagaaacagATGGAACTGTGGAACTTGTTGAAACAAAAAGTTCAGGAGTACGATGAACAGCATAGCAGGAAGGTGTTTTATCCTCGAATATCTACTGCGTTCGTGAGAATGTATTCTGAAGAGATGCTTGACGAGAAGCCCgggaagagaaaatattaa